TGACCTTTCGAAACATTCCCCATCTTATACGTCGTTAATCCATTTAACGCTTCACCAACGGTCTTTCCAGGTAACGCCTCTCCTATTCCTACCAGTTGAGGTCGAGGACGTAAAGTAGGTATCTCAGCATCTAATAAAGGTTGAAGCTTCTTCTGAACAGGTTCATATACCTTCTTCGACCAATTGCTTGCTGCTTTTGGGCTGACGACATTTCGCATATTGCTTAATGTTTTGGTTGCTTTATGTGCAGGTACACGCGGAACGTTTGTTACTTTTGGAACGGATTTTACGGCTCCTGCGGGTTTCGCTCCTCCAATTACGCTCGCAAACAGAAACATGCTGTTTTCCCAGTGCTCTTTTGAAAGAGGTTTGTCCGGATTAAGTGCCTGCTGCCCTACATCTAAAAGTCCCATCGTTGCGTGATTGACGAAGTCATACGGTGAATCAAACGATTTTTCTCCTCGCTCAATTAAGCCTTCTTTGAAGGAAACAGCGCCATCAAATCCGCCCATCGTTATATAGTTTCCAAAGTCATACAAGGAGTTGTACCGTTTATCTGCTCTCTCTCCCATACCGGCCCAAACGTCTTGTACTACGCCTTTAGTACCCGTAACTGTACCTTTTGCTAAAGTTATAGCACCTTCTCCTACGTCCTTGACTACAGCTTTTATACCAGTTTCTTCTTTTTTAGCTTTAGGATTTTCACAGATTTCTGTAAAGTCAAAGGATTCAGCTGTTTTTTTAGTCCCGACACTCCTAATCTGCCCCTGACTCATCACCGACTGCATAAGCATTCCCTCAACGCCCGTAGCGTTTTGAAGAACCTGTTGAGACGCTAGCATGCCTACAGTTGAAGAATCGTTGAGTGCCTGCAGGTATGGGCTTTTTTCAAGTTCCACTGCTTGCTCTGCAGGTGACAGTTCCGCTAGTTTTTTCATGTTAGCAGGTGCCGTATCCTGCTGAATTTGCGTTAGCACTTCTCTTATGTAAGGCGAGGTTTTTTCAAGCTTGTGAATTTCTTTTAACTGTTCAGCAGGCGTCATTGCCTGAAGTTGAATCAGTTTTTTAAGGCCTACTTCCTTTATCACTTTCTCTTGTTTTTCTTTTCTTGTCAAGGTTGTTGGAATACCTTCTTCAAAAACCGACACGCCTCCTGAATCGGTCATCGCTTTTTTCGCCAACGCGCTCAGCTCACTTACATTGCCCGGCTGAATGGAACCATTTTGAAACCCAGCTTTCACTTTAGAAAGCAGCGAATTTAAAGACGTCAGCTGATCTTGAATGGCTGAAAGGCTTTGCGTTTGCTGTTCGTCAAAACGGACTAAATCATTCATCGTTTTGTCCGCTTTGTTTTTTGCTTGTTCTACTTCTGTTAAAAAACCTTGATCGTTAAGCGCTGAAACAGAAGCAAGATGACTGACTTTTTGAATTGCTGCATTCGCTTGATCGACAAGCGAAACTGTTGTATTTCTTGTTTGATTTAAATGCGCGGGAATAGTGTCTTGCAGAAACGGCTGCGTGATGTAGCCGTCTTCGCTCGGTTCAAATGAGCGCAGCGCATGTGTGATTTGAGTTAGTCGAGCTTCATAGGAAGTGAGTAATGAATGATACAGCGTTAAAAAAGAAGCATGTCCCGTTTCGTAAAAAGACCGAATCGCTTCTCCTCCTTTTCCTTTAAACGCATCATCTAAGCTTGAAAATGCCTGAACCTGTGAAACCAGGCCCTGAATTTGTTCTTTTTGACTTTTAATAGAGTCTAAGATAGCTTGAATATTTTCGTGAAAAGCATCGACATCAAGTGTTTTCAATAATCTGTAACCTCCTAGCTGTATCGATGTAGAAAAACAACGAACGGTTAACGAACAACCGCCCGTCATTTTTCTAAACCTAAGCGGACGCTCCTCTTTACAAGGCTTGCATCATCCGCTAGATAAAACCTTTTTATTTGAATGCCACATCTATGCTGGTTGAAAGGTTGTTTTTGATAGCTTTATATAAAATATGAACATTATTTAGCGGCGTTTGCAGCTTTTTCATCTGCTTCTTTTATGGACTGCACGGATTTTTTGGTGGCGTTCAAATCATCGAGGAGCGTTTGCTTGTAGTCCACAATTAACGTTTGCAGCTGCTGGTTCAGCTGGTTTAATTCATCGAGCACCTCTAGTTCTTGTCCGCTTCCGACGTGAAACGGAAAAAGCGGCTGAAACTGCTGCGCAGCAGCGCTTAGGTCACTAAGCGTTCTATTAATTTCACCATCTATTACTTTAATTTCGTCTGCCATATTGCATCACACCTTATCTTTTGCTTCGTCTTCTTGCATTTTAATGGCGCGTTCCATCCCTTGTATATCTGATTGAAGCGCCGTAATTTTTGCATCAATTGTCGTGATGGCGTCCGTCAGCTGACGGGTCAGCAAATCATCGTATTCGTCTAACATAGCGGTGCGGATGTCTTCAAACCCAACAGCAAGGCTGCCTGACCAAGTGGCGGAAGTAAGCTCTGGTTCTTTTACCTTTTCCTTTGCACGTTCAAGCTCTCCTTTGACTTCCGTTAACGTGTTTTTACTAGCGGTAAGCTGCTGGATATCTTCATGTGCCTGCTTCACTTGGGTATACAGATGAGCAACAAACATCTCATTCATATGATGACACTTCCTTTATATCTATCTCTTGGTTTCTCTAACAGTAATTCCCTTTTATAGCTTATCAAATAAAGAAAGAGAGCACATCGGCATGTTTTCTTATATTTTTTGGGAATAATGTAGGTTTTTAGTTCAATACCCACTCTTCAGGATAAAATAACCAAAACTATCTTACTATTGACAATTTATCAAGATTTTCGGACTACTTTGCTTGTTATTTCCGCGCCACTAAAAGGCCTTTTTACACAATTTTTTTGTTAAAACGCATTCATTCTTTCTATTTCCAAATATTTAAACATGCGCTAGTATATACATAATATAAAGAGGAGGTTGAGTATGAGAGAAAAGCTCGTAAGACTCGGTTATTTACTGGGATTGGCTCTTGTTTTGTCCGGCATTTTATATTTTTTCGCATCGAACTGGCAAGGCTTTGACCGCTACATTAAAATTGCGCTGAGCGTGGGGCTGATGCTGCTGTTTTACGGAAGTGCGTTTGTAGTGCGAAAGCTGCTTCCTCAGCAGGCGTTTTTAAGTCACTGGACGCTTTTGGCCGGCGCTCTTTCATTTGGATTAAGCATCGCGCTTCTTTCTCAAATTTACAACACGCACGCTGAATCGTACTGGCTGTTTTTAATTTGGCTTGTGCCGGTTATTTTGTTTAGCTTTTTTACAAAGTATCAGCCGTTTTATGTGTTATCGTTTGTTTTATTTCAATTCACCATGGCTTTTTTTATTTCACCAACAGGCGCAGTTTCACAGCGAGGTGAACACGAGACGCTCTTACTTTACGCAGGAATGGCGCTTGTGAACTTACTCATCTTTTGGATCATAAAAAAGAAACAGCGCTCGTCTCCTGTGATCATATATGCAGCGTTTTGTTTGTTTCACTACATTTTTTTAACTGTTTCCCTGCCGGATTTCACAGGCAGCTCTAGCTTACGGATTGGTCTTATTGTTTTTTATTTGCTGTTTCTACTAAGCTCCTTTTTTTATTTTTCAAAAGTGAAGCCGCAAAGGTCGTTTTTAGGGATTTCCATTGTGGCATTTGCTTTATTTGTTATTGAACAGTTTTTCTCTTTTATTTTTAAACACTACGCTGAATGGTCGCTGTTTTTAGCTTTAGGGTTCGTGATTTTGTTTATTGGTGCAAGCGTATGGTTTGTCAAATGGCTCACTGCTAACACGTCAGCACAAAAAACCTCGCTCCGCGTAATCAAACGAATAGCGGTGATTGGGATTACGGCCATTGCATCGGTCATCGGCAGCAGCTCTTTAGGAGGACTTGTCACACTTATTACAGGAACGTACCCAACAAACGGAATGCTTGTGATTGGCGTTTTGCTGATTGTGGCATGTTATTTGATTAAAGCAGATATTCCAACCGTGAAATATACGCTTTTAATGATGGGCGTATTAATTAGCGGCGGCGCTTCTTTTTTTGTGAACGACATTCTGTTTTTTATCTACGTCATCGCACTTGTAGCGCTTTTAGTATTCACAAAGCATACGCCCGTTCGCCTGCTGCTTTTTGTGCTAGTGCAAGGGCTTCTGTTAATAAAGGTTCCGACTGCTTACTATGACACTATCAAAATAGATTATGTGCTGCTCGCTTTGTTTCTATTAAATGCCGCTGTGTACGCGATAAACGTGCACCACGCGTTTAAAAAAGCAGCGCTGCTTCTTGCTTTTATCTTTTTACTGTCGCTGACTGAATTAAGCGAACCGTCTTTTTTAAATATCATTTACTGCACGGTGTTTTTTGTGATTTCGACCGTCTTTTTATTTGTGACGGTACGAAAAGAGCCAAAGTATGATTTTATTGTTGGCATGATTTTCTGGTTTGTTTTTTTAGCGATGAAATATTACGACTTTGTGTGGGATTTATTTAATAAATCACTTGTGCTCGTTATTTTAGGTCTTATCTTTCTTTTCCTAAGCAGGAAATGGGACCTGTCAACGCCTGATCAGCCGCAGCCGTCGTTTCTTGATCGCAGCCGAACCGCTGTATGGATCATCATTCTTGTTCAGCTTATTATGCTGGGCGGCATTTTCACTAAAAACGAAGTGCTTCTTCAAAACGGAAAAGAAATTAAGCTCGCTTTACAGCCGATCGATCCGCGCTCGCTGCTGCAAGGCGATTACGTTGAGCTGAATTACGACATTGCGCACGTTACCTTACCTCATGTAAAAGACGGTGAAAAAGTGAAGCTCGTTCTTCGCCCTGACAAACAAGGCGTGTATAAATACGCAAAAATCTACCAAGCGGATGATGACTGGAATAAGCCGTATACTTCTAAAGAAAAAGACGTTGTCATTACGGGCAGCTATCACGACTGGGGAATTCAGTACGGAATTGAACATTATTTTATTCCAGAAGGAACCGGCAGCAAAGTGGAAAGCGAAGCTCGTTTTGCTACTGTACGAGTTGGAAAAAATGGAGATGCGATCGTTACCAAAGTAGGAAAATAAAAAAGCAGCCGCTTCAACATTGAAGCGGCTGCTTTTTGTTTTAATTGATAAATACGCCGATGGTCATCGTTAGAATAAGAATCACAAAGAAAATAATGATTCCATAGCCAATCCATTTTATTCTTTTGGGCGTTCCTTTTACATTCATATCCGTTAATTTTCCTTCAATACGCTTTTGATGTTCAGTAACATCATTGTATTCATTGTTAGGTGAAGTGATATTACCCTTCCTTTCTATTTAATCGTTTTCTTTCTTCTAAAAGCTCTTCGTATCTTTTTTCAAGACGCTGCTTGTCTTTTCCTTCTGGCGTGATAGAAAGCTCGCTAATCACTTTTGTTAATTCTAGTTGAAGCGCAAGTTTCTCGGCTTCATTTTGCTGCTGTGACGCTTTTTTGCTTTTACCCGTGTCTTCAATCGCCGCGAGCTCCGCTTTGGACTGTTTTAACGTCAAAACATGCGTCGCAAGCTTTTTAACAAAATAGCGGTCGTGCGTCACAAATAAAATCGTCCCTGGATAAGCTTTTAACACTTCTTGAAGCGCTTCTTTTGTATGAAGATCAAGATAGTTGGTCGGTTCATCTAAAAGAAGAACGTTATAGTTTCCTAAAAAGACTTTTGCTAATGCCGTTTTGACTCGTTCTCCTCCGCTTAGCATCTCTACTTTTTTATACACGTCTTCACGTTTAAAAAGTAAGCGCGATAGCACCGTACGAATAAACTGTTCAGTGTACGGGCTGTCTTCTTTAATGTTTTCTAAAATGGTTTTAGCGGGATCTAGATTTTCAAGGCGCTGATGGAAAAAGCCGAGTTTTACAGGCTTCGCAACCGTAATCCCTTCTGTTCGCTGCTCAATCATATTCAGCAGCGTAGATTTTCCGGCGCCGTTTTTGCCGACAATCGCTACTTTCGCTCCTGGCTTCACACCGCCTTTTAGGTTTTGAAACAAGATATGATTACCAGCTGATGCTGAGACTTTGTCAAAGCTTAGTACCTGCTTGCTGTGCACTTGGTGAAACTGCGATAGGTCAAAATGAATTTCTTCCATTTCTTTTGGCTTTTCTTTTTTCTCCAGCTTTTCAATTCTTGTTTCAATCGCTTTTGCGCTTCTGTCTAGCTTCGCTTTTTGTTTTCCGACCGCTCGCTTATGAAGTCTCGCTTCAGAGTTGCCCATGCGGCTCGGCGCTTTTTTAAGCGACTTTGATTTTTGGCTTTTTTCTTCAGACGCCAGTTCAAGACGCTGCTTTTCTTTTACATACTGTTCATATTCAAACTGCTGTCTTTCAACCGCGTGTTTTTTTTGCGTCACATATTCTTGATAATTGCCTTCATAACAGTGAATTTTGCCGCCTTCTACTTCCCAAATAGACGTACAAAGGCGGTTTAATAATTCTCGGTCATGTGAAATCAGCAGCAGACTGCCTGTAAAAGACTTCATTTCTTCTTCAAATTTTTCTACGCCTTTTACATCTAAGTGGCTCGTTGGCTCATCGGCTGCAAGCAGTTCCGCGCCGGATGAAAGAGCAGATGCAATTTTCTTTCTTGTTTCTTCTCCTCCGCTAAGAAAGTCCGCTTCAGTTGGCACACTCCACTGACTTTTCATCTCAGGAGAAACGTCTCCTGTAGGTTGAATATCAAGCTGTGGAATCAGTGAGGAACGGCCATATGTTTGCACAATCCCTTGATCTGGACTCATTTTCTTCATTAAAATATGAAGCAACGTCGATTTGCCTTCTCCGTTTTTCCCAACAATTCCAATTCGCTCTCCGCGATGTACTTGAAGCTTCTCCGCTTGAAACAGCAGGCGATCTCCATAGCTTTTTTCAATATTTATAGCTTCTAACAATAACATAAAAAAACCTCCCTAGGATTTCTAGAGAGGATTAGAGGTCATAATTAGGCATACGCAAATATGCACCCTTTTATAGAGTAAAAAAAGGGAGAAATCACTTCATATAAGACATATAGAAATGGCACCTAAAAATGTACAGACTAATCCTATCTAGACAAATGTTCATTTAAAATAAAGTTTTAAAAGAATGTCTAAAAAAATAGGATTACTTATCCATTGTCTACGGTACCTTTCCTTTCTTAGTATAAAATGACTTACTTCTTACAGTGTATGATGAACATTTTTAAATGTCAATATCCATTTGGATGATATTCCCTTCTTTTCCTAAGTACAAAAAATCCTCAGCTGATCTCAGCCGAGGATTCTTTTCTTACACGTATTGATTCACTTTCCCTGTAAAATCAGGCAGCCACTCACCGTGTGCTTCAATTAAATCATCGCACATACGAATGATGTCATCCATGGATAATTCCGCATTTGTATGAGGATCTAGCATCGCTGCTTGATAGATGTGCTCTCTTTTTCTAGTGACAGCTGCTTCAATAGTTAATAATTGCGTATTAATATTCGTGCGATTTAACGCCGCAAGCTGCTCTGGTAAGTCTCCTACATAAGTCGGCATAATACCGCTTCGGTCTACAACACATGGAACTTCTACGCACGCTTTTGTCGGCAGGTTACTAATTAAGCCTCCGGTATTTAATACGTTACCCGCAAATTTAAACGGCACGTTTGTCTCCATTGCTTCAATGATTCTAGAGCCGTACTCATGTGAACGTGTATGAGTTAACTGACTGTTGTTAACCATTTCTTCTCTCATGGATTCCCAATTGCTGATTTGCTCTTCGCATCGGCGCGGATATTCATCAAGAGGGATGTTAAACTGATCAACAAGATTTGGATATTTATGTTTAATAAAGTATGGATGATATTCTGCGTTATGCTCAGACGATTCGGTAATATAATAACCGAACTTATCCATTAGCTCAAAACGCACCATATCATGATGCTTTGTTCTTTGTTTTTCTTTTGCCAGACGCTTGATTTCTGGGTATAAGTCTTGTCCATCTCTTTTTACTTCTAGCAGCCATGCCATATGGTTAATGCCTGCGATTTTCTCTTGTATTCCTTCATGATCCATTCCGAGAGAATCAAATAAATCTTTTGTACATACTTGAACACTGTGACAAAGGCCTACCGTCTTTACATTTGTATAGCGCAGCATTGCACCCGTTAGTGTTGCCATTGGATTGGTGTAATTTAAAAACAGCGCATCCGGACATACTTCTTCAATATCTTTTGCAAAATCAAACAGCACTGGAATCGTGCGCAGTGATCTGAAGATTCCTCCAATTCCTACTGTATCTCCAATCGTCTGACGCAAGCCGTATTTTTTAGGAATTTCAAAATCAATGACGGTGCTTGGTTTGTATCCGCCTACTTGAATCGCGTTAATCACATACTTTGCTCCTGTTAAAGCTTCTCTGCGGTTCAAATAGGCTTTAACCGTAATATTCACTTTGTAGTTTTCTTTTAGATTGTTTAGCATATTTTCCGAATCTCTTAAACGCTCAGCATCTATATCGTAAAGTGCAAACTCAAAGCCAGCTAAAGCAGGCACAAACATGCAGTCTCCTAAAATATTTTTTGCAAAAACTGTACTTCCCGCTCCGATAAATGTGATTTTAGACATCGTCATCTTCCTTCCTCGTATTGGTTTTATCCTTTTACAGATCCTGATGAAAGCCCTGCAATAAAGTATTTTTGTAGCACTAAAAATAAAATGGTCATTGGAAGCATCGCAATGATTGCAGCTGCTCCTACTAAGCTAAGATTATTTTGATTTTCGGCAAAAAAGCTCGCTAACGTAACGGTTAATGTATGCATTTCCTTATCTTGAAGGAAGAAAATTGCAAACTGATAGTCGTTCCAAATATAGACGCTTGCAATAATTAAAATAGACGCAGTGACAGGCTTTAGCAGCGGAAATACGATTTTAAAGAAAATCGTTAACGTGCCGGCCCCGTCGATTCTTGCTGCTTCCTCGAGCTCTTTAGAAATAGTGGAGCGAATGAAGCTCGCATATAAAAAGATCGTTAGCGGCAAAAATGCTGCGACATTATTTAAAATAGCAATTTGATACGTGTTCATCATCCCCATATTCACAACCATTTTGTACAGCGGAACTAGTGCTGTTAAAGGCGGTATTACCATCACGGCGATAAAGATAAAATAGACGTACTTATTTAGTTTCGTTTGGCGTCGCGCTAAAGGATACGCAGCCATTGATCCTAAAAAAATAAGCAGAATCGCCGAAACGAATGTAATGATAAATGTATTAACAAAAGAATTTCCTAAGTTCGCTTGCTCCCAAGCCGCTGTGAAATTTTCAAGGTGTATACTTTTTGGAAATACCCATTTTGAACTAAAATCCCCGGTTGCCTTTAAAGAAGTCGTAACTAGAATATAAAAAGGGACAATATGAACGAGCGTTATACAAAGCGCTAGAAAGGTAAAAAATCGTTTTTTCCGTTTATTTGTATAGTCCATCACGCTTCTGTCTCCTTTCGCTTAAAGTACACAAGTGCTGATAAGCTAATGACTAAGATAATGAGCGCCATGCACACACCTTGAGTTGCAGCATAGCCGGCGTCTTGTCTTCTAAAATATAAATCATACATAAAAGTAGACATTGACTGCGATGCATCTCCAGGCCCTCCTCCTGTCAGCGCAACAATGACGTCAAACAGTTTTAAACCTCCGATAATATTTAAAACGACGTTAATTGTAATCGAAGGCATAAGCAGTGGAAGCGTGATGTTTTTAAACTGCTGAAGAGCCGATGCTCCGTCAAGCTGTGCCGCCTCGTAATAATCTTTTGAAATACTTTGCAGCCCCGCTAAATAAATAATCATCGCAATTCCAACGAATTGATACGTATTGACGAACACAATAATCCAAGAGTTAAGCTCCGGAGTCCCCAAAGCATTAATCTTCTCAAAGCCTAAAAATACAAGAAGGTCATTTAAAGCGCCTCCTTGGTAGGCAAAAAAGAAGTACCAGATATACCCCATAATAATTGGGCTGATAATAACTGGAAGGTAGACAATTGTTCTTGTTACAGCTTTCATTTTAATGCTTTGATTGAGAAGCAAAGCATACAACAAGCCAATAATGTTTTGGAAAATTGTACTGCCTATTCCGTAGAGCAGCGTATTTTTTATCACAAGCCAAGTCGTTGGGTCTGCAAGCAAACGTTTATACTGCTGGAGCCCAATCCAATCGTATGTTTGTGAAAATCCATTCCAATTAGTAAAGGAAAGTCTAATTCCGTTAATAAAAGGATAGATAATAAAAACGGTGATAATTACTAAGCCGGGAAGGTACATCCACCATAAAGAAGACTCTGTTTTTAATTTTTTCTTTCGTTTTTCCGTATCTCTTACTACGGAAACCGACTCTTTCCTGACTATTTCATTCATCGTGTTCACTCCTATTTCAGCTTGTGTTGAAAAGAAGCAGAAGACTATCTCCCTGCTTCTTAGCGAACAAGGAACTTTTGCACACTATTTTATTGTTTACTGAGACGCTTGTACTCTTTTTCCATCTCTTTTGATAATTGCTTTGGCGTTAAACTTCCCGCTAGCAATTCTTGACCTGTAGAAGACATCACTGCCCACATACCGCTCGGTAAATACTTTCGGTCGAAGTATGGCTCAACTTTAATATCGCTATACTTATCGTAGTATTCAGAGTAGTAGTTTTGGGTTTTATTGTTTGTCAGAGCCGATGCTGAAGACGTTCCTTCGGCAATCTTTTTGGCAACTTCCGGCTGTGACACAAATTCAATAAATTTTTTCGCTTCTTTAAGGTGCTTAGAATCCTTCCACGCAGCAAGGGTAAAGCGCTCTCCGCCAATCCAGCTTTGCGTGCCCCCTTTATGAATAGCAGGCACCGGTACCGTTCCTACTTTTACTTCGGGATTTAATTCTGTTGCATCCGGTCCAAGAGATCCGCCCACAAATGTAAAAGCAATTTTATTTTGAGCCATTAATTCCGTTGCTTGAGATACTTTTGCGGTTAATACATCTTCATTCAGCAGCCCTTTTTTCTTCATTTCTGCCATTGTTTCCGCTAGAGGCGTATAGTTTGACCAATTGAATGTTCCTTTTTCTAACTGCTTAGCATAGTTCTTATTTTTTGCTGTAATAAGCTGAGGTGTAGCCAGCTGATCAAACACTTGAGCAATATTGCCATTTTCCCCTCCTGGAATCCATAGAGGCGCTACTTCTCCTTTGCTTTTCTTTTTTACTGTTTCTAACGCTGTTATAAATTCATCCATTGTGTTAGGAGGCTTTATTCCGTATTTTTCTAACAGCGTCGCATTATAGCTAATTCCGTCTTTTGCTTGATTTAAAGGATACGCATACACTTTGCCGCTTTTATCTTTTAAAATTTGATTTAGCGCCGGATCCAAATGCTGAACCCAATCCATATCTTTTAAATCTGCTACATACTCCCCGTAGCGAAGCTGAGACCAGCCGTGCGTATCAAATAAATCCGGCATATCATTTGCACCCATTTTCACACGAAGCATATCTTCATAGCCGTTACCCGGAAAATTTGCATCAATTTTAATATCTGGATTTTGTTTTTCAAATTCTGCAATCGCGTTTTGAAGCGCTTTTCTCTCGCCTTTATTACTCATCGTAGAAAAAAGCGTTAACGTTGTTTTCCCATTTCCGCCTGTTGCTGCTTCTTTATTTCCGCAGCCTGCTGCCACAACAGAAAAGACTAGTAATAGAACGAAAAGATACGTAAGCTTTTTCATTTATCTTTTTTCCCCCTTATACTCTATCAAGACATAAATAACTGAATATTCAGTTATTTACACATAGACAAATTCATTGCACAACGAAATAAAGTCACTTATAATTTAATCCTATACTTTTACAAAGGTTCAAAGAGTCCTAGAGATGAAAAAGCTTTTTCATTTACATACTTATCTGCCAATAAGTATGTAGTTTCTAGGGCTTTTTAACCTGCCTTTTTTATGTTTTTTTCTATTTTTCTTCCCCCTTATCACTCTTTATGTATGAATTCTTCTTTTCTATCACCCCCTTTCGAGTTATAGCTTTTAGGTTACTGCTTCTTGAGTAAAGCTCCGCAGCTTTCACGATAAATTAATTTAGTCGGCACCATGACTTTTAAAGGAACGGATCTGCCGCTTAACCGATCTACTAGCAGTTTAACAGCCTGCCTTCCCATTTCTTCGGTATATACTTTAACTGTGGTGAGCGGCGTGCTCGCAAATGCTGCGACATCCACATCATCAAAGCTTACAATCGCTACGTCTTC
The genomic region above belongs to Priestia megaterium and contains:
- a CDS encoding carbohydrate ABC transporter permease — protein: MNEIVRKESVSVVRDTEKRKKKLKTESSLWWMYLPGLVIITVFIIYPFINGIRLSFTNWNGFSQTYDWIGLQQYKRLLADPTTWLVIKNTLLYGIGSTIFQNIIGLLYALLLNQSIKMKAVTRTIVYLPVIISPIIMGYIWYFFFAYQGGALNDLLVFLGFEKINALGTPELNSWIIVFVNTYQFVGIAMIIYLAGLQSISKDYYEAAQLDGASALQQFKNITLPLLMPSITINVVLNIIGGLKLFDVIVALTGGGPGDASQSMSTFMYDLYFRRQDAGYAATQGVCMALIILVISLSALVYFKRKETEA
- a CDS encoding ABC transporter substrate-binding protein, with protein sequence MKKLTYLFVLLLVFSVVAAGCGNKEAATGGNGKTTLTLFSTMSNKGERKALQNAIAEFEKQNPDIKIDANFPGNGYEDMLRVKMGANDMPDLFDTHGWSQLRYGEYVADLKDMDWVQHLDPALNQILKDKSGKVYAYPLNQAKDGISYNATLLEKYGIKPPNTMDEFITALETVKKKSKGEVAPLWIPGGENGNIAQVFDQLATPQLITAKNKNYAKQLEKGTFNWSNYTPLAETMAEMKKKGLLNEDVLTAKVSQATELMAQNKIAFTFVGGSLGPDATELNPEVKVGTVPVPAIHKGGTQSWIGGERFTLAAWKDSKHLKEAKKFIEFVSQPEVAKKIAEGTSSASALTNNKTQNYYSEYYDKYSDIKVEPYFDRKYLPSGMWAVMSSTGQELLAGSLTPKQLSKEMEKEYKRLSKQ